A genomic segment from Gracilimonas sediminicola encodes:
- the cysS gene encoding cysteine--tRNA ligase: protein MAEKGTQQLHVYNTLSRKKEPFEPLNPPHVGMYVCGPTVYGDAHLGHAKSYVSFDVVLRYLRYLGYKVRYVQNITDVGHLVDDAEEGEDKLSKQARIEKVQPMEIAEKYTYTYFRDMDALNVLRPDIAPRATGHIPEQIAMVKKLIENGHAYEVNGNVYFDVSSDEEYGKLSGRKTEDAESGTRVETASDKKSPEDFALWKKAEDKHIMKWDSPWGVGYPGWHIECSAMSTKYLGESFDIHGGGLENQFPHHECEIAQAECAHDKNFVKYWLHNNMVTLEGQKMGKSLGNAINLHEFFTGDHKLLTRAWPPEVIRFFLLQSHYRSTTDFSEEALSGAESGLKNLHSMIQTIEQTEPGDGKEFDLKSFKEAFESSMNDDFNSAQAIAILFEKLKEIRKRINDGNSPSNLDEIKVFLHSVVEEVLGIWPKEEAGRDEQLTSDLIEMLIEIRKDARANKNFELSDKIRDDLNELGVQLMDGKDGTSFEIDK, encoded by the coding sequence GTGGCTGAAAAAGGCACCCAACAACTTCACGTTTACAACACCCTCTCCCGAAAGAAAGAACCGTTTGAACCACTGAACCCGCCTCATGTGGGCATGTATGTTTGTGGTCCCACGGTGTATGGAGATGCTCACCTGGGTCATGCCAAAAGCTATGTCTCTTTCGATGTGGTGCTTCGCTATCTCCGTTATTTGGGATATAAAGTACGCTATGTTCAGAACATCACCGACGTAGGTCATTTAGTGGATGACGCTGAAGAAGGTGAAGACAAACTCAGCAAGCAGGCGCGTATTGAGAAAGTACAGCCCATGGAAATTGCCGAGAAGTACACTTATACCTACTTCCGGGATATGGATGCACTGAATGTACTCCGGCCAGATATTGCACCTCGCGCAACGGGACATATCCCAGAGCAGATTGCCATGGTGAAAAAGCTGATCGAAAACGGCCATGCTTATGAGGTAAACGGAAATGTCTATTTTGATGTATCCTCCGATGAGGAATACGGCAAGCTGAGTGGTCGTAAAACCGAAGATGCTGAATCAGGAACCCGTGTTGAAACGGCTTCCGATAAGAAGAGTCCGGAAGATTTTGCCCTTTGGAAGAAAGCGGAAGATAAGCACATCATGAAGTGGGATTCACCATGGGGAGTTGGCTATCCGGGCTGGCATATTGAATGTTCGGCTATGAGTACCAAGTATCTTGGAGAAAGTTTTGATATTCATGGCGGCGGACTCGAAAATCAGTTTCCGCACCATGAATGTGAAATTGCCCAAGCCGAATGTGCTCATGATAAAAACTTTGTGAAATACTGGCTGCATAATAACATGGTAACGCTGGAAGGCCAGAAGATGGGGAAATCGCTTGGAAATGCGATTAACCTGCATGAGTTTTTTACGGGTGATCATAAACTTCTGACCCGAGCCTGGCCACCGGAAGTCATTCGGTTCTTCCTGCTTCAAAGTCATTACCGAAGCACTACTGATTTTTCTGAAGAGGCTTTATCCGGAGCTGAATCCGGCTTGAAGAACCTTCACTCCATGATACAGACTATCGAACAAACAGAGCCCGGTGATGGAAAGGAATTTGATCTAAAGAGCTTTAAAGAAGCATTTGAGTCATCGATGAATGATGATTTCAACTCGGCTCAGGCTATCGCCATTTTGTTTGAGAAGCTGAAGGAAATCCGAAAGCGTATCAACGATGGAAACTCACCTTCTAACCTGGATGAGATAAAAGTATTTCTGCACAGCGTTGTGGAAGAAGTGCTCGGAATTTGGCCGAAGGAGGAAGCCGGCAGAGACGAACAATTAACCAGCGATTTAATTGAGATGTTAATTGAGATTCGTAAGGATGCCAGAGCCAATAAGAATTTTGAGCTTTCAGACAAAATCCGGGACGACCTGAACGAACTGGGTGTTCAGCTTATGGACGGCAAAGATGGTACTTCCTTCGAAATTGACAAATGA
- the hisI gene encoding phosphoribosyl-AMP cyclohydrolase, with translation MANITFKERKTVEQVEEGTELAPKFQEDGLIPVVTTDYESGELLMHGYMNEEAFKKTIELGEAVYYSRSRETLWHKGATSGLTQIIKEMRIDDDQDCVWLRVEVQGNGASCHVGYRSCFYRSVPTGEEFSQKDGELNFEEDEKVFDPKEVYGDAPNPTKL, from the coding sequence ATGGCAAACATCACATTCAAAGAACGAAAAACTGTAGAACAAGTTGAAGAAGGAACCGAGCTGGCTCCTAAATTCCAGGAAGACGGACTGATTCCTGTAGTAACCACCGATTACGAATCCGGTGAATTGCTGATGCACGGTTATATGAACGAGGAAGCCTTCAAGAAGACCATCGAACTGGGCGAAGCTGTGTATTACAGCCGAAGCCGTGAAACGCTATGGCATAAAGGCGCCACATCCGGGCTCACTCAAATCATCAAAGAAATGCGCATTGATGATGATCAGGATTGTGTATGGCTGCGGGTAGAAGTACAGGGTAATGGCGCAAGCTGCCACGTAGGATATCGCTCCTGCTTCTACCGGAGTGTACCCACCGGCGAAGAATTTTCGCAGAAAGATGGAGAGCTAAACTTTGAGGAAGACGAAAAAGTCTTTGATCCCAAAGAAGTATATGGTGATGCACCAAATCCCACCAAGCTCTGA
- the folE gene encoding GTP cyclohydrolase I FolE: MKTLDLDKITAEEIGEDHISNGVNTPLRDDAFEKTDEEKIEIIQEHFAEIMHALGLDLTDDSLKGTPYRVAKMYVKEIFEGLNPKNKPVARQFNNNYDYQGMLVEKNIQVTSFCEHHFLPFIGKAHVGYISSGKKVIGLSKINRIVDYYSRRPQVQERLTLQIADELQEALETDDVAVFIDSKHLCVSTRGIKDQSSSTITAEYRGAFQNEDTQQKFIDYITTNTEIQ; encoded by the coding sequence TTGAAAACATTGGATTTAGATAAAATCACTGCCGAAGAGATCGGCGAAGACCACATCAGCAACGGAGTTAACACTCCCCTGCGTGATGATGCTTTTGAAAAAACCGACGAAGAGAAAATTGAAATTATTCAAGAGCATTTCGCAGAAATAATGCATGCTTTGGGGCTCGACTTAACCGACGACAGCCTGAAAGGCACCCCATACCGTGTGGCAAAGATGTATGTTAAAGAAATTTTTGAGGGATTGAATCCCAAGAATAAGCCGGTAGCCCGTCAGTTTAATAACAATTACGACTATCAGGGTATGCTTGTGGAAAAAAACATTCAGGTGACTTCTTTTTGTGAACACCACTTTCTTCCCTTCATCGGGAAAGCCCATGTTGGATATATTTCTTCCGGCAAAAAAGTGATCGGACTTTCAAAAATCAACCGAATTGTAGATTACTACTCCCGCCGACCTCAGGTTCAGGAGCGACTCACCCTACAAATTGCCGATGAACTGCAGGAAGCGTTAGAAACAGACGATGTAGCTGTTTTTATAGACAGCAAGCACCTGTGCGTTTCAACCCGAGGCATTAAAGACCAGAGCAGCAGTACCATTACGGCTGAATATCGCGGCGCCTTCCAAAATGAAGACACCCAACAGAAATTCATCGATTACATTACAACCAACACCGAGATCCAATAA
- a CDS encoding thioredoxin family protein codes for MAPANNSCKFFTVMVLLLVGACPAHGQQNATAAMQWYDFEEARQLTAENEKDLFLFMEADWCGICKRMHREVFTDSTIQSLLSTYFYPVRIDIESKEKLTFNGQRMTSKAFSKKMKLNATPTTIFLQPDHTIIGSKPGFMDVEELWVLLKYIQSDAWERSSLEEYRDSISVNQ; via the coding sequence ATGGCACCGGCGAATAACTCATGTAAGTTTTTTACGGTGATGGTGCTTCTATTAGTTGGAGCCTGTCCGGCTCACGGGCAACAAAATGCGACTGCAGCTATGCAGTGGTATGATTTTGAAGAAGCAAGACAACTAACCGCTGAAAACGAGAAAGACCTCTTCTTGTTTATGGAAGCGGATTGGTGTGGGATCTGCAAGAGAATGCACCGCGAGGTTTTTACCGACTCAACTATACAATCTTTACTGAGCACTTACTTTTACCCCGTTCGCATCGATATCGAATCAAAAGAAAAACTCACGTTTAACGGACAAAGGATGACTTCCAAAGCGTTCAGCAAAAAGATGAAATTGAATGCTACGCCGACGACTATTTTCCTACAGCCCGATCATACCATAATTGGGAGTAAACCCGGGTTCATGGATGTAGAGGAGTTATGGGTATTGCTGAAGTATATCCAATCAGATGCATGGGAGCGGTCATCCCTGGAAGAGTACCGGGATTCAATTTCAGTAAACCAGTAA
- a CDS encoding acyltransferase translates to MDYFAHETAVIDDGAVIGKGTKIWHFTHVMPDAELGENCNLGQNVVVSPKVKLGRNVKVQNNVSIYTGVICEDDVFLGPSMVFTNIVNPRSAVVRRDEYVETQVRKGASIGANATVICGNELGKYCLIGAGAVITKPVPPYALMVGNPAKQIGWVSEFGHRLHFGDDGRATCPESGDQYRLLGGEVTKGEN, encoded by the coding sequence ATGGATTATTTCGCACACGAAACGGCTGTTATTGATGATGGTGCTGTCATCGGAAAGGGAACCAAAATATGGCATTTCACCCATGTAATGCCTGATGCCGAGCTGGGAGAAAACTGCAACCTGGGCCAGAACGTCGTTGTTTCACCAAAAGTAAAACTTGGTCGCAACGTAAAGGTTCAGAACAATGTATCCATTTACACGGGTGTGATCTGCGAAGATGATGTCTTCCTGGGACCTTCCATGGTGTTCACCAATATCGTAAATCCCAGAAGTGCTGTCGTCCGGCGGGATGAGTATGTGGAAACGCAGGTGAGAAAAGGTGCTTCCATCGGGGCCAACGCTACTGTTATCTGTGGAAATGAACTGGGCAAGTATTGTTTGATTGGTGCCGGAGCCGTAATCACGAAGCCGGTTCCTCCCTATGCGTTAATGGTTGGAAATCCCGCCAAACAAATTGGATGGGTCAGCGAATTCGGGCACCGTCTGCACTTTGGGGATGACGGCAGAGCCACTTGTCCGGAATCGGGAGATCAGTATCGGCTGCTTGGCGGAGAAGTAACAAAAGGCGAAAATTAG
- a CDS encoding Smr/MutS family protein produces MNEPDPIEIPINGVLDLHLFNPKELGDLIPDYIEACREKEIYSIRIIHGKGKGVLRRTVHSLLDRNPHVESYSLASDRSGWGATVAELVKG; encoded by the coding sequence ATGAACGAACCAGACCCTATCGAAATACCAATTAACGGAGTCCTTGATTTACATCTCTTTAATCCGAAAGAACTGGGGGATTTGATACCGGATTACATAGAGGCCTGCCGGGAAAAAGAGATTTATTCAATCCGAATTATCCATGGGAAGGGAAAAGGGGTGTTGAGACGAACCGTGCACAGTTTGTTGGATCGAAACCCGCATGTGGAATCATACAGTCTGGCCAGTGACCGGAGCGGATGGGGGGCGACAGTTGCTGAATTGGTTAAAGGCTAA
- the yidD gene encoding membrane protein insertion efficiency factor YidD: MNWLSNIFSLLIVSLVKFYQAAISPWLGKSCRYSPTCSRYMIEAVEEWGPLKGFWMGIKRIGRCHPWGGDGYDPVPKKTSNTEQETTNNEL; encoded by the coding sequence ATGAACTGGCTGAGCAACATATTCAGCCTGTTGATTGTCAGCTTAGTGAAATTTTATCAGGCAGCTATATCACCCTGGTTGGGAAAAAGTTGCCGATACTCCCCCACTTGTTCCCGTTACATGATTGAGGCGGTTGAAGAATGGGGACCTTTAAAAGGATTTTGGATGGGCATTAAACGAATCGGGCGATGCCATCCCTGGGGCGGTGATGGATATGATCCGGTTCCTAAAAAAACATCGAATACAGAACAAGAAACAACGAACAACGAACTTTAG
- a CDS encoding MutS family DNA mismatch repair protein gives MSRKKQIQRLQRFCEHIAQKTERLEEYSHRYSWVRGVTFFAILAFGYFTSGAINDYVYVFGILVGIIGFLYLADRHQKVHKAIEKLGYLKEVKQQHIARLQLDWKGIPKRRYDKDLKDHSFANDLDIVGNYSLHHMVDTSLYEGGSQKLLNWLMNEFPVEEDIMQRQELVQDLIPLQAFRDKLSVIGRYTQSHTSEKDWTEKQMLVWLRQPERTGYKLPLLILSGLSVSTLTMATLAWIGMLPVIAPLASLLMYLSYYKLSSDKIAGLFDAAYQMEKMLGRFRELLLHVEEFEVSNKQSLAQLLKVFQSAETKPSVYLRKVEKLTGAASLQANQVVWPLVNLILPWDMYYSMKMEKLKKEFEPRLTEWLDTFYELEALNSLANFGALHRAYTFPELTNDSEILFEAKELGHPLIPANQKVTNNFKVEEGKDLFLITGSNMAGKSTFLRTVGINLCLAFAGAPVNAVALKTNLFRVFTSINVKDSLEGGLSHFYAEVRRLRTLLDKLGNEEELPLFYFVDEIFKGTNNRERFQGSTAFLKEIAGKHGVGMVSTHDLELASLEKEIPELSNWHFAETIENGRMSFEYKIKEGPCPTTNALKIMKMEGLPVE, from the coding sequence ATGAGCAGAAAAAAACAAATACAAAGACTACAGCGATTCTGTGAGCATATTGCCCAAAAAACAGAACGGTTGGAAGAATACAGTCACCGTTACTCGTGGGTTAGGGGAGTCACATTCTTCGCAATTTTGGCTTTTGGTTACTTCACATCCGGAGCCATAAACGACTATGTATATGTTTTCGGGATCTTAGTGGGAATCATTGGGTTTTTGTATCTGGCCGACCGACATCAGAAAGTGCATAAAGCCATAGAGAAGTTGGGATATCTCAAAGAAGTCAAGCAACAGCATATTGCCCGGTTGCAGCTGGACTGGAAAGGAATCCCCAAAAGAAGATATGATAAGGATCTGAAAGATCATTCTTTTGCCAACGACTTGGATATAGTGGGAAATTACTCCCTGCATCATATGGTTGATACATCTTTATATGAGGGAGGTTCACAGAAATTACTAAACTGGTTGATGAATGAGTTTCCTGTTGAAGAAGATATTATGCAGCGGCAAGAATTGGTTCAGGACCTCATACCCCTGCAAGCCTTCAGGGATAAACTTTCTGTGATTGGCCGATATACGCAAAGTCACACTTCAGAGAAAGACTGGACGGAAAAACAAATGCTTGTCTGGCTCAGGCAGCCGGAGCGAACCGGATACAAGCTGCCGTTGCTGATACTTTCGGGATTATCTGTTTCCACGCTTACGATGGCAACTTTAGCATGGATCGGTATGCTCCCGGTGATTGCACCACTGGCTTCTTTGTTAATGTATCTGAGCTACTACAAATTGAGCAGCGACAAGATAGCCGGACTGTTTGATGCTGCATACCAAATGGAAAAAATGCTGGGTCGTTTCCGGGAATTGTTGTTGCATGTGGAGGAGTTCGAGGTTTCAAATAAGCAGAGTTTGGCTCAACTTTTAAAAGTTTTTCAATCCGCTGAAACCAAGCCCTCGGTTTACCTGAGAAAAGTAGAGAAGCTAACGGGAGCTGCCTCTCTTCAGGCCAATCAGGTGGTGTGGCCGCTGGTAAATTTGATCCTTCCCTGGGATATGTACTATTCCATGAAGATGGAAAAACTGAAAAAAGAGTTTGAACCTCGTCTTACAGAATGGCTGGATACTTTTTATGAACTGGAAGCGCTCAACTCCTTGGCTAACTTTGGGGCTTTACACCGGGCGTACACCTTTCCCGAGCTGACCAACGATTCTGAGATACTGTTTGAGGCTAAAGAGTTAGGGCATCCGCTAATTCCGGCCAATCAAAAAGTGACTAATAATTTTAAAGTGGAAGAGGGGAAAGATCTGTTTTTGATTACCGGTTCCAATATGGCCGGTAAAAGTACTTTCCTCAGAACGGTTGGCATTAATTTATGCCTCGCTTTTGCCGGAGCCCCTGTTAATGCAGTTGCACTTAAGACTAACCTGTTTCGTGTATTCACCAGTATCAATGTGAAGGATTCCCTGGAAGGGGGATTATCTCATTTCTATGCGGAGGTGAGACGACTCCGAACGCTGCTTGATAAGCTCGGGAATGAGGAAGAGCTTCCGCTGTTCTATTTTGTGGATGAAATTTTTAAGGGTACAAACAACAGAGAGCGATTTCAGGGGAGTACAGCTTTTCTTAAAGAAATTGCCGGTAAGCATGGAGTCGGGATGGTTTCTACCCACGACTTGGAATTAGCATCCCTGGAAAAAGAAATACCGGAACTGAGCAACTGGCATTTTGCTGAAACCATTGAGAATGGGAGAATGAGCTTTGAGTATAAAATTAAAGAGGGACCTTGCCCAACTACAAATGCCCTCAAGATTATGAAAATGGAAGGACTTCCTGTGGAGTAA
- a CDS encoding carboxymuconolactone decarboxylase family protein yields MDFTIYNEENAPESAQPFLKGAKEKFGFVPNLLGEFAEAPAVLEGYLKLDEIVGNTSFSPKEQQLAILAVSIENECHYCSAIHSTILKNQLNTNEDIVTAVRNGEPLPDEKFDALVTYTRKAVQNRGHLSDADAQAFLDAGYTKQNALEINLIIALKAISNYTNHLADTPLDEAFEPERMEFEPA; encoded by the coding sequence ATGGACTTTACTATTTATAACGAAGAGAACGCACCGGAATCAGCACAACCATTTCTAAAAGGAGCAAAAGAGAAATTCGGTTTTGTTCCCAATCTGCTGGGAGAATTTGCGGAAGCCCCGGCCGTTCTGGAAGGCTATTTAAAGCTGGATGAAATTGTAGGAAACACCAGTTTCTCCCCTAAAGAACAGCAGCTGGCTATATTAGCTGTAAGCATTGAAAACGAATGCCATTACTGCTCAGCCATCCATTCAACCATACTCAAAAACCAGTTGAATACGAATGAGGATATTGTAACAGCTGTCCGAAATGGAGAACCATTACCGGATGAAAAATTTGATGCCCTTGTTACATACACAAGAAAAGCCGTACAAAACCGCGGACACCTGTCAGATGCAGACGCTCAGGCATTCCTCGATGCAGGATATACCAAACAAAATGCCCTGGAAATAAACCTGATTATTGCCCTTAAAGCCATCAGTAATTACACTAATCATTTAGCAGACACCCCGTTAGATGAAGCATTCGAACCAGAGCGAATGGAGTTTGAACCGGCTTAA
- a CDS encoding Dabb family protein, which yields MIKHVVMWKLKEVAEGKTKDENAEVMKKLLEDLPNKIEELISAEVGINIMEGNDQAICDVVLTTECTSEEDLKAYAVHPDHQKVVDFIKKVVTERKVVDYVK from the coding sequence ATGATCAAACATGTAGTAATGTGGAAGCTTAAAGAAGTAGCTGAAGGTAAAACCAAAGATGAGAATGCAGAAGTGATGAAGAAACTGCTGGAAGATCTGCCCAATAAAATTGAGGAATTGATCAGTGCGGAAGTGGGCATCAATATAATGGAAGGAAACGATCAGGCAATTTGTGATGTGGTTTTGACAACGGAATGTACATCTGAAGAAGACCTTAAAGCCTACGCGGTTCACCCCGACCATCAGAAAGTAGTGGATTTTATTAAGAAAGTAGTGACAGAAAGAAAGGTTGTGGACTATGTTAAGTGA